The Salegentibacter mishustinae genome includes a window with the following:
- a CDS encoding AbiU2 domain-containing protein, whose amino-acid sequence MKENSEILKHKLSEIREILLELECLKQDIRSIHNPEEEYFERMIKKSSFFYRLYLNYTKLFVIDCHKLIDKKEHFNILNLINFSQSNLNKIDWHKTPTHSSLEILKTKFLKTSKHFNDISLLRNKVFAHTDRKKSEIKYNITLKDFWEVLTSLQEIFREINLHYDNTNWQFQILYEKPTSIKNSFKYLKIRDLYYESFKSDFDIFTKEEVKKIIRT is encoded by the coding sequence ATGAAAGAAAATTCGGAAATTTTAAAACATAAACTGTCTGAAATAAGAGAAATTCTTTTAGAATTAGAATGTTTAAAGCAGGATATCCGTTCTATTCATAATCCAGAAGAAGAATATTTTGAAAGAATGATAAAGAAGTCGAGTTTTTTCTATCGACTATATTTAAACTACACTAAATTGTTCGTAATTGACTGCCATAAATTGATTGATAAAAAAGAACATTTTAATATTTTAAACCTTATAAATTTTAGTCAATCAAACCTTAACAAAATTGACTGGCACAAAACTCCCACTCATTCATCATTAGAAATATTAAAAACTAAATTTCTCAAAACCAGTAAACACTTTAACGATATAAGTCTTTTAAGAAATAAAGTTTTTGCTCACACTGACAGAAAAAAATCAGAAATAAAATATAACATTACTCTCAAAGATTTTTGGGAAGTATTGACATCATTACAAGAAATTTTCAGAGAAATAAATCTTCATTATGATAATACAAATTGGCAATTTCAAATACTCTACGAAAAACCTACTTCAATCAAAAATTCATTTAAATATTTAAAAATTAGAGACTTATACTATGAGAGTTTTAAATCTGACTTTGACATATTTACAAAAGAAGAAGTAAAGAAAATAATCAGGACTTAA